The Malus domestica chromosome 06, GDT2T_hap1 genome has a segment encoding these proteins:
- the LOC103436863 gene encoding acetolactate synthase 1, chloroplastic-like, with the protein MAAVAPPSSSSFSKPSPFSSSAKSHHPISRFNLPFSPLPPKPSPLRHLRISSSLSPKTDTTITTTTSNPLDLEAPISRFAPDEPRKGADVLVEALERQGVTDVFAYPGGASMEIHQALTRSSSIRNVLPRHEQGGVFAAEGYARASGRPGVCIATSGPGATNLVSGLADALMDSIPVVAITGQVPRRMIGTDAFQETPIVEVTRSITKHNYLVLDVEDIPRVVREAFFLATSGRPGPVLIDIPKDVQQQLVVPNWDQPIKLPGYMSRLPKSPNEGHLEQIVRLVSESKKPVLYVGGGCLNSSEELRRFVELTGIPVASTLMGLGAYPCNDEELSLQMLGMHGTVYANYAVDKSDLLLAFGVRFDDRVTGKLEAFASRAKIVHIDIDSAEIGKNKQPHVSVCADVKSALEGLNRILEQKESKVKLDFSAWRAELKEEKVKFPLGFKTFGDSISPQNAIQVLDELTDGNAIISTGVGQHQMWAAQFYKYKRPRQWLTSGGLGAMGFGLPAAIGAAVANPDSVVVDIDGDGSFLMNVQELATISVEKLPVKIMLLNNQHLGMVVQWEDRFYKANRAHTYLGNPANESEIFPNMLKFADACGIPAARVTKKEDLKAAIQKMLDTPGPYLLDVIVPHQEHVLPMIPSGGAFKDVITEGDGRSSY; encoded by the coding sequence ATGGCGGCCGTTGCTCcaccctcctcttcctccttctcAAAACCCTCCCCTTTCTCTTCCTCAGCCAAATCCCACCACCCCATTTCCAGATTCAAcctccccttctctcctctTCCCCCAAAACCCTCTCCCCTCCGCCACCTCCGGATCTCCAGCTCCCTATCCCCCAAAACCGATACCacaatcaccaccaccaccagcaaCCCTCTAGACCTAGAGGCCCCTATCTCCCGATTTGCCCCTGACGAGCCCAGAAAAGGCGCCGATGTCCTCGTTGAGGCACTTGAGCGCCAAGGCGTCACCGACGTCTTTGCCTACCCCGGCGGCGCATCCATGGAGATCCACCAGGCCCTCACGCGCTCCTCTTCCATCCGTAACGTTCTCCCGCGCCACGAGCAAGGCGGGGTGTTCGCGGCTGAAGGCTACGCCCGCGCGTCGGGTCGTCCCGGCGTGTGCATTGCAACCTCCGGCCCCGGCGCAACGAACTTGGTTAGCGGCCTCGCCGACGCGCTCATGGACAGCATACCGGTGGTGGCAATCACCGGCCAAGTACCCCGGAGAATGATAGGCACTGACGCCTTCCAGGAGACCCCAATTGTTGAGGTAACAAGGTCAATCACTAAGCACAATTATCTTGTTCTTGATGTAGAGGACATTCCTAGGGTTGTTAGGGAGGCATTTTTCTTAGCTACGTCGGGTCGACCTGGCCCGGTTTTGATTGATAtacccaaagatgtgcaacaacaGCTTGTGGTTCCCAATTGGGATCAACCCATTAAGTTACCCGGGTACATGTCTAGGTTGCCCAAGTCCCCCAATGAGGGTCACTTGGAGCAGATTGTGAGGTTGGTGTCTGAGTCCAAGAAACCGGTTTTGTATGTTGGTGGAGGGTGTTTGAACTCCAGTGAGGAGTTGAGGCGGTTCGTGGAGCTCACCGGGATCCCCGTGGCTAGTACTTTGATGGGTCTCGGGGCATACCCGTGCAATGACGAAGAATTGTCACTCCAAATGCTTGGAATGCATGGCACTGTTTATGCTAATTATGCTGTGGATAAGTCTGATTTGTTGCTTGCATTTGGGGTGAGGTTTGATGACCGGGTTACTGGGAAGTTGGAGGCATTTGCTAGCCGGGCTAAGATTGTTCACATTGATATTGACTCGGCGGAGATTGGAAAGAATAAGCAGCCTCATGTGTCGGTTTGTGCTGATGTAAAATCGGCATTGGAAGGGTTGAATAGGATATTGGAGCAGAAAGAGAGCAAGGTTAAGCTTGATTTTTCGGCTTGGAGGGCGGAGCTGAAAGAGGAGAAAGTGAAGTTTCCATTGGGTTTTAAGACTTTTGGGGACTCCATTTCTCCTCAGAATGCCATTCAGGTTCTTGATGAGTTAACTGATGGGAACGCGATTATAAGCACTGGTGTTGGACAGCATCAAATGTGGGCAGCTCAGTTTTACAAGTACAAGCGGCCTCGGCAGTGGTTGACATCAGGGGGATTAGGAGCTATGGGCTTCGGATTGCCTGCTGCTATCGGGGCTGCTGTTGCAAACCCGGATTCTGTTGTCGTTGACATTGATGGTGATGGAAGTTTCCTTATGAATGTCCAGGAATTGGCAACGATCAGTGTGGAGAAACTTCCGGTCAAGATAATGCTGTTGAATAACCAACATTTGGGTATGGTTGTGCAATGGGAGGATCGCTTCTACAAGGCAAACAGAGCTCATACGTACTTGGGGAACCCAGCAAATGAGTCGGAGATATTCCCAAATATGCTCAAGTTTGCAGATGCTTGTGGGATACCAGCTGCCCGTGTGACGAAGAAGGAAGATCTGAAAGCAGCAATTCAGAAAATGTTGGACACTCCTGGTCCGTACTTGTTGGATGTAATAGTGCCCCATCAAGAGCATGTCCTGCCTATGATTCCGAGCGGCGGTGCTTTCAAAGATGTGATAACGGAGGGCGATGGGAGGTCGAGTTATTGA
- the LOC103436861 gene encoding protein transport protein Sec61 subunit gamma has protein sequence MDAIDSVVDPLREFSKDSIRLVKRCHKPDRKEFSKVALRTAIGFVVMGFVGFFVKLIFIPINNIIVGSV, from the exons ATGGACGCCATCGACTCAGTGGTGGATCCGCTCCGAGAGTTCTCCAAGGACAGCATTCGCCTCGTCAAGCGCTGCCACAAGCCCGATCGGAAAG AATTCTCCAAGGTCGCGCTCCGGACAGCGATCGGGTTCGTCGTGATGGGTTTCGTCGGGTTCTTCGTCAAGCTGATCTTCATCCCCATCAACAATATCATCGTCGGATCTGTTTAG